The sequence AAAGGTAACGGAGTTCCATTCGTTCATGCCATACTGCAAAGGTATACCAAAGTTTAAGTTCAGAGTCTCTTCGTCACAGCCACCTATACCTGCACAGCCAATAGCGGTTCCGAAGCCTTGGTTAACAATTGACATTCCAGCATAAGGGAAGCTTACCGTATTAACCGAAGAGCTTGGTGCGCTTAACGAGCCAGCCCAGGTAACGACAGAGCCTGAAGGAGAAATGCTAAGACCATTGCGAGTAGCCATACCTGTTTCTGTTGCTACGACCGAGCCTTCAACTAAAGCAGTTCCCTCTGGAATACGGGTAACCAAGCTCGATGCTGATGGATCACCTGTTGCACCAGCAACACTTAGCATGTCGACTGTAGTGCCTGCGGTAAACTCGCCGCTTTCAACGACTGTGTTGATGATAGTTTCAGAGTCTGAAGCGCTAGAGTAGATAGCAACTGGGATATTTGCATCAGGGAAAGTGCCTGATGGATCCGTTAGCGTTACAGTACCAAATTTCCAACCTTCACTTGAATACTCAGTATTCACTGACAATTGCAGTTCCGCCGAGCCCTCAGCTTCAATCGCTAACGTCTCTGGGATAGAAGCGTCAACATTAAGGCTGTCCATTTCAACGCTCACATTCCACTCGACATCAGTATCCGCCAAGTTTGTTACGACACGAGTAAATTCGCAATTAACAACACAGCCGTTAGATACAAATGAAGGAGTATCAAACGTTACACCAGCTTGAGTTGAATTGAAAATATCCAGTCGACCTGCACCACGATCAAATGGTGTTGCCGGAACAATTTCTCCGTCTTCCATATCAGTGACGTTTAGATTAGCAGAAGTCATTAACATCGACTTAATCTGCTTAGCCGACAGATCCGGATACATCTGACGCATTAACGCAGCTGCCCCAGCAACGTGTGGGCTCGCCATACTGGTACCGCTAATAGCGTTGTAGTTATCGGTCAGTTCAGGAGTCGCAGCATAAGCAGACAAGATACTTGTACCTGGCGCTGCAATATCAGGTTTTAGGAATGAACTATCACCATTAGGCCCGCGTGAACTGCTAGCCGCCATCATGTCAACAGATTCCTCATCAACAACCGCTTCAGTTGCATTAATTGATGCTGTTGCGCCTTCTGTGTAAGCAGCCAGAATTTCCTGTCCAGCAGCCTGCGTGATAGAGACACTTGGCAGTGTTGCGCCCGGCATGCTCATAATAATAATGCCATCAGTATTATTATATAGAACCATACCAACAGCACCGGCGTCCTGAACGTTATTCGCTTTTTGCGTGAACGAACATGAGCCACGCGATACAAAAGCAATGTGCCCTTCTAGAACTCCATCGGCGAAAGCATCACAAGCTTCCACATCACCTTCGTCGATCAATTCGACCGGCATCATTGGTGCTGTAATCGTCTCATTCAGTTCGAAGTCACCATTGCCAGCATTTGCTGTGACGTCCTGAATTCCAGCAGCATCGACTAAGTTGACGAATGAGCGACCATGTTGAACGTTGGCAACAGTTAAACCCGCTTCAGCACAGCCTGGGCAGCCAATTGAACGATCAACTGGACCATCATTGCCGGCAGCAGTTGCAATTAAAACGCCGGCCTCTTCAGCTGCTTCAAAAATTGGTGTATACGGGCTAGTTTGAGGTAAACCACCTGGTCCGCCCCCCCAAGAGTTATTGATAACGTCTGCACCGTCATCTACCGCATCTTCCAGTGCTTGCACGAGCATTACGTTAGAGCCAGAGCCTGTTCCCGCTGGAGTTTGGAATAGCGCTTTATAAACCATCAACGTAGCGCCAGGAGCAACCCCTGACAAACTAACATCGACCCCTTTATAGGTCGTGCTAACAGGGTTACCTACCGCAGTACCCGCCACGTGCGTACCATGACCTCCGAAGTCTTCAGGACTAATTTGCTCATCAGGGTGAACCTGGAAGGTTGGCGTGTAATAACGTGCTAAAGCAAGCTTGTCATTACAGAAAGTAGGATCAATTAATGCACAATAGTCATCACCGGGAAGCTCTGAAGGTCGCACATGACCTTGCGCTTCAAACATTGGGTGATTAGAGTTAATACCGCCGTCGATGATCGCGACTTTAACGCCTTTACCAGCCTCAGTTTGGCCTCCTAAAGCTTCCCAAGTTTGAGGCGCATTCACCAACTCAAGCGACTGATCCGTTTTCGCGTAAAATAATTCGTGTTCATAAACTTTTTTAACGCCATCGACAGATGCTAACGCTTCTTTTACATCTCTATTACCTGACACTTCGACAATCACCGCATTCATCACAGTATCAAGTCGAGAGCTAACTTGCAGGCTGCCTACACGGCTTTTCAACGCGCTGATAACGGTATCTTGCTTAGACTTTAGATAACCGGCATAGCTTTGAGCCGCTGATGACTTTAAATCAATTTTATCTTTACCTAATGCACTTGGGCTAGTTGCAGCAAAGCTAGGCAACTCACCTTTGTAGCTCGCCAACGGTTTATCAACCAACTCAACGATGTAGTAGCTTTTCGAAAGCGTATTACTATTAGGTAGTGTTTTATCTATTCCCGTAACAGGTTTTAGGTCAATGACTTTAGGATGTAAGTCATTTGAGTTTAGGTCTTGTGCTCCCGCTCCAAAAGCAATTGCCGACGTTATAATCGTCGCCAAAATGCTTTTGTGGGGAAGTTTTTTTGAATCAAAATTCATTCTGGATTCCTTTTTCTTTTGATTATAAGCACGAACTACTATTAACATAGCGAATACATAGTAACCGCACATCTCTTATACTAGCGAAACCAATGAAACATTTAAATAACACTTTTTGAGAAAGTGTTACAAAAAGTTAATAATTTTGATTCAGCAAGACTACTGAAGCATAGACACATTAGTTACAAAAAAACCGGCTAAAAAGCCGGCTTTTGAGGTCATATCTGCTCTGGCAGTATCAGGCTAAGTTTTCATCCGCTTTATCACTGCATCAGTACTTTTATCAAAAGACTCATCGCTCTCTCCGTCAACTACCCGCAGCACATCTTTTGCTATCTTCTTGCCTTTCTCAACACCCGGCTGGTCAAAGCTGTTCAAGCCCCAAATAATGCCTTGAGTAAAGACTTTGTGCTCGTACG comes from Idiomarina sp. X4 and encodes:
- a CDS encoding S8 family serine peptidase, with product MNFDSKKLPHKSILATIITSAIAFGAGAQDLNSNDLHPKVIDLKPVTGIDKTLPNSNTLSKSYYIVELVDKPLASYKGELPSFAATSPSALGKDKIDLKSSAAQSYAGYLKSKQDTVISALKSRVGSLQVSSRLDTVMNAVIVEVSGNRDVKEALASVDGVKKVYEHELFYAKTDQSLELVNAPQTWEALGGQTEAGKGVKVAIIDGGINSNHPMFEAQGHVRPSELPGDDYCALIDPTFCNDKLALARYYTPTFQVHPDEQISPEDFGGHGTHVAGTAVGNPVSTTYKGVDVSLSGVAPGATLMVYKALFQTPAGTGSGSNVMLVQALEDAVDDGADVINNSWGGGPGGLPQTSPYTPIFEAAEEAGVLIATAAGNDGPVDRSIGCPGCAEAGLTVANVQHGRSFVNLVDAAGIQDVTANAGNGDFELNETITAPMMPVELIDEGDVEACDAFADGVLEGHIAFVSRGSCSFTQKANNVQDAGAVGMVLYNNTDGIIIMSMPGATLPSVSITQAAGQEILAAYTEGATASINATEAVVDEESVDMMAASSSRGPNGDSSFLKPDIAAPGTSILSAYAATPELTDNYNAISGTSMASPHVAGAAALMRQMYPDLSAKQIKSMLMTSANLNVTDMEDGEIVPATPFDRGAGRLDIFNSTQAGVTFDTPSFVSNGCVVNCEFTRVVTNLADTDVEWNVSVEMDSLNVDASIPETLAIEAEGSAELQLSVNTEYSSEGWKFGTVTLTDPSGTFPDANIPVAIYSSASDSETIINTVVESGEFTAGTTVDMLSVAGATGDPSASSLVTRIPEGTALVEGSVVATETGMATRNGLSISPSGSVVTWAGSLSAPSSSVNTVSFPYAGMSIVNQGFGTAIGCAGIGGCDEETLNLNFGIPLQYGMNEWNSVTFNTNGVLAFGDQPIAGTWMNLDMPNSAEPNNILAPFWTDLELLPENNSDFYYASITDGNGTPWLVLEWYNASVWGDTSGMTYTFSIWINQNTSEIIYNYADLGELPNSLTIGMEDMTGTLGASYYYDGQGSAVASGDTLSPNLRTDVGRVEVRYSVTLPEVAEKSEDLSFVIGWDDTQTIDLASNYAPTSLRSNSHVSFLNGENVFDAKRAFSVGAEGDLSFEITVQPQNGTLEQVTETVTDEDGNEVEQAVPGVYTYTPEDSYLGNDSFSFVVVDEANVATSEQTVMIEVLEPNDPPELSSPAGSENADGEIVVDAETGGNVTLSVNAEDPDGDDLTYVWTQVSGPAVEFEGQGTNEITFTAPSASGEVVFEVSVDDGRHTVNKTFNVAVSEPAPVVEEDSGSSSSSFGLLIGLLALPFAILRRRMRVVR